Proteins encoded together in one Acipenser ruthenus chromosome 22, fAciRut3.2 maternal haplotype, whole genome shotgun sequence window:
- the LOC117431731 gene encoding ankyrin repeat domain-containing protein 61-like, whose protein sequence is MQQKKRIDCHPNYNILNAKLHDAIITGESESINNLLKIHPVNVPINVWKNCACIPAFQTQHYRPPMLDRQEKLCDCQMNSNNIHAKLHEAIVKGESGCISNLLKIHPVNEPINIWKNCASFPTLQTQGLAVLPIHLAATYRKERSLECLLQSGANPEVRDLRGRTALHLVIAHWPTIAAIWTEPRTKFQRAMAAMQSRTEACLRVLCQFGVDLNAEVASDSRHTALHLAVRYGATPAVGILSSYGADTNAVDRFGMTPLHMVAGILNREMTDRLVHFGADVNTSIPHSGGTALHLAITTASTKAGKLLAVDLCCIRQLLDRGAKSNTQDKSGRSPLHEACCGGREAIVDLLLKFEADVNLQTKAGENCLFLFLERRLNLKSTSLLNKLLTLTYPLKITNNEGLLPSGLLYPECQDQKDFLLYLTQQPLDLQDICRIEVRKRYGEKHKDKLKQILPKVVLGFVYSCRDYSQRVNVAGPVRGTFPSLHEDLTHTFSDMNLLE, encoded by the exons ATGCAACAGAAAAAGAGAATAGACTGTCATCCGAACTACAACATCCTTAATGCAAAACTGCACGATGCAATCATAACAGGAGAGTCAGAGAGTATCAATAACTTACTGAAGATTCATCCCGTCAATGTGCCGATCAACGTTTGGAAAAACTGCGCCTGCATCCCGgcgtttcaaacacag CATTACAGACCGCCTATGCTTGACCGGCAGGAAAAGTTGTGCGATTGTCAAATGAATTCCAATAATATTCACGCCAAGCTTCACGAGGCGATAGTGAAAGGGGAGTCAGGGTGCATTAGTAATTTATTAAAGATTCACCCGGTGAATGAACCAATCAATATTTGGAAGAACTGCGCCTCATTCCCGACGCTTCAAACACAG GGGCTGGCAGTGCTCCCGATCCATCTGGCTGCCACATACCGGAAAGAAAGGAGTTTGGAATGCTTGCTTCAGTCAGGGGCCAATCCGGAAGTCAG GGATTTAAGGGGCAGAACagccctgcacctggtgatcgcACACTGGCCAACCATCGCTGCTATTTGGACAGAGCCTCGGACCAAGTTCCAGCGTGCCATGGCGGCCATGCAGAGCCGGACAGAGGCATGCCTGAGGGTGCTGTGCCAGTTCGGAGTTGACCTCAACGCTGAGGTGGCGAGTGACAGCCGGCACACCGCCCTGCATCTCGCTGTGCGCTACGGGGCCACCCCGGCTGTGGGAATCCTGTCCAGCTACGGCGCCGACACAAACGCCGTGGATCGCTTTGGCATGACCCCCCTGCACATGGTGGCGGGGATCCTGAACAGGGAGATGACTGACCGGCTTGTCCACTTCGGCGCCGACGTGAACACCAGCATCCCGCACTCCGGGGGCACCGCGCTGCACCTCGCCATCACCACGGCCTCCACCAAGGCGGGAAAGCTCCTGGCTGTCGACTTGTGCTGCATCCGTCAGCTGCTGGATCGCGGCGCCAAGTCCAACACGCAAGACAAGAGCGGCAGGTCCCCCCTCCACGAGGCCTGCTGCGGGGGCAGAGAGGCGATTGTGGACCTGCTGCTGAAATTCGAAGCAGACGTGAACCTCCAGACTAAAGCCGGGGAGAACTGCCTTTTCCTTTTCCTTGAACGGCGCCTCAACCTCAAGAGCACATCCCTCCTGAACAAGCTGCTCACCCTCACCTACCCGCTCAAGATCACCAATAACGAGGGTCTCCTGCCTAGCGGGCTGCTCTATCCCGAATGCCAGGATCAGAAAGACTTCCTGCTATACCTCACCCAGCAGCCCTTGGACCTGCAGGATATCTGCAGGATTGAAGTCCGCAAGCGTTACGGGGAGAAGCACAAGGACAAGCTGAAGCAGATCCTACCCAAAGTGGTGTTGGGGTTTGTCTACAGCTGTCGGGATTACTCCCAACGCGTGAACGTAGCTGGCCCAGTCAGAGGGACGTTTCCATCACTTCATGAAGATCTGACACACACCTTTAGCGACATGAACTTGCTGGAATAG